The Brienomyrus brachyistius isolate T26 unplaced genomic scaffold, BBRACH_0.4 scaffold52, whole genome shotgun sequence sequence gaagggaaagctaaggaaggacagccaacacttctcagtgagatttacacagaactctacataactgaaggtgggactggagcagtcaatgatgaacatgaagtgagacagattgaaacagcatccaagaaaaggcgaacagaagatactacagtcaagtgcaaagatatatttaaacccttatgtgggcgtgtgacaccgatcagaactgtactcacgaaaggggtggcaggtatcgggaaaacagtctctgtgcagaaatttattctcgactgggcagaaggaaaagcaaaccaggatgttcacttcgtatttgctcttcctttccgggacctgaatttgattaagggtgaatacagtctgattgaactgcttcaccactttgtcccagaactgaaatcatttgaATCCACTGACCTGTTTAGCtccaaagtcttgttcatctttgatggtctggatgagtgtcgccttcctctggattttcagaacaatgagagctggtttgatgtaacaaagaaaacgtcactggatgtgctgttgactaacctcattaaggggaatctgctcccatccgctctcctctggataacctcccggccagcagcagccaatcagatacctcctgagtgtgtccaccaggtgacagagatacgagggttcagtgatgcccagaaggaggagtatttcaagaagagatttaattatcagagcctggccagcaggattatcgcacatgtgaaatcatcaaggagcctcttcatcatgtgccacatacctgtgttctgctggatttcagccactgtgcttgaGAGGCTTTTTAGCGAGACTGAcagtggagaaattccaaggactctgactgaaatgtacacacacttcctgatctttcagacaagtttaaaaaatgacaagtatatgaaaaaccatgaaactaagcttaagaaatacagcaaggaattccttttaaaacttggtaaacttgcttttgacaaccttgagaaaggcaatctcatattttatgagcatgatctgtcagagaatggcattgatgtcactgaaacttcagtttactctggagtgtgcacagaagtctttaaagaggagtatgggttgtaccaggagaaggtgtactgctttgtgcatctgagcatccaggagtatctcgctgctttatacgtgtttctgtcaaactcatcagctgacctgctgaagactgcagtgaatcaggcattagagagcaagaatggacacttggacctctacctccgcttcctcctgggcctctcaacaaactccagtaagactctgttacgaAGGCTACTGGGACAGACAAGAATCAGCTCACATACCATTAAGGATACAGCCCTGTACATCAAGAGgaaaataaaggagaatttatctccagaaaggaccatcaatctgttccactgtctgactgaactgggtgacaattctctagtagaggaagtacaaagatacctgaattcaggaaacatttcagcagatgtcctctcacctgcacagtactcagctctggcctttgtgatgctgatgtcagacgaggagctggatgtgtttgatctgaaaaaatatatcagatcagatgaagagcactgcaggctgctgcctgtggtcaagaactccaggacggctctgtaagtgacgtggggatgggaaatcatgtctggtctggcagtaatacatgaatattgtttgaaatgtgtaatatatattatatcttTCTCCTCATGCATTAATAaatgggttttattttgataatcatagctatagctgtttgtatagcagtagctaatcttgaccacagactttataatgactgaaggtagtgatgtcactttttgtttgttactacgtttccattcccatccagtctgccttctgatcacagcacagcatcctaacctgctatagaaacagtgaggctctttatccacagggtgtatcagtggtatgtgagtgttattgtcagcaggcgtgttcatatgatggagcccagagctgggagcttccgtatgactgctgtctctggctgctcactggcgccctctgctggcttcagctgcacctggctgaggatTTGACCGCACATCTAGTCCGGCAGAAATAGATAAACagtgtttaaaatataaaatgaatatgtatatatgtaatttatttcccctcttttatcaacaaggttcctttttaatctagtttatattaactgaaggtagtgatgtagtaaaaacaaaaaagacaagatttccacgaccttcctttgtgtaacaaataaccaaagatacagcatcatacagaatggtccagttttcattaatagtgggaaaaccactcatatttgtttcagttctggatgctgtaggaagcatttctgtaaatactgggtgtggtgcatgactctttgggttcggactctgtgtctgtgagcagaatgttgctggttcagatctcttggccggcagagtgatgtcatcactgGGTCCTTGAGCTGCAGGGGTGCTGGACGCTGGCTGATCCTGTGCTGTTacccccaaacttcctctcacctgtatatgtgtctgtgtgtctcttggagagcaagatgggaggggcgaaaagacaatttccccatgggggtgaatgaagtatcattattcataaatcattcaaacAAACAATTTTCCTAAAAGCCTATTTCACAGGACTGATAGCTCTCCGATTAGTGTATTGTTGGTTAGGGCTAGGCGAtaagtaaaaaaatgtgtatgtgtcatttagtataaaaatatcgcaataaacaatcattttgagtctccccccaaacactgaatgcaatttcagttcagttcagatttatttgtatagtgtgttttcacaacattatatcatctcaaagcactttacagcatccctgcccaaagcccccagtgagcaagtcagagatgacagtggcaaggaaaattaccctagaaggaagaaatctTGGGAGGAATCAtagtcaaagggggagcccatcctccagggggcagcagaggaagccctaaccctaaccagactcaaagggggagcccatcctccagggggcagcagaggaagccctaaccctaaccagactcaaagggggagcccatcctccagggggcagcagaggaagccctaaccctaaccagactgaaagggggagcccatcctccagggggcagcagaggaagccttatccctaaccagactcaaagggggagggggcatcctccagggggcagcagaggaagccctaaccctaaccagacacaaagggggagtccatcctccagggggcagcagaggaagccctaaccctaaccagacacaaagggggagtccatcctccagggggcagcagaggaagccctaaccctaaccagactcaaagggggagcccatcctccagggggcagcagaggaagccctaaccctaatcagatacaaagggggagcccatcctccagggggcagcagcaggccagaaggacgtcacagatagtggagatgtcacaggcagcagggtaggcaggatatcttgaaaatgtggggtctccaggcagcacagcccagggggagcatagaacagggctaatataataaatttttttagtgtttgtatgaactctggctgctgcattttgtaccagctgacgtttatgtgaggatccagatgggcacccagaaaggaaggcattacagtatccagcctggaagttataaaggtgttgctgcatcaccaggtaatgtaaatgatcggtagcgaagctcctctcacggccaatgagagggaGTTTCACAATATTTCagccataccagcctagcggttcacaccgaataccatctgtaatgattaattaatgattacttatattatgtcattatgttatattactcacaccagtccctggtctaagtggtctaggttgcacctcaatcagaggttaccctttatacggacattatatgacatattctcatgtcagcagcacatcttacccttagatagacatggtagaatacaaagatcagataagggctgctgaggaatgtggcaaagaaaagggggggaaagttagtcagtcaaagaaaaagagTCTTTCAAAGTtaggacacattacaaacataacctgtctgtatattgagactagtagtcatggataaataaatatacagatatacaacagccaaacttaaaagaaactttctttagggtgttgggtgagtggtatgtaaggcaggatgtctggggagggggttgtgtgccaagttgaGGGACCCCtatccttgaggtccactctgctgtctataggtcgttaaaactttgagcaatcaaagttggagtgctgccccccttgttatctgtgtgtatttaagtgtgtctgtgtgtgtggggtcactaaCCCCCCTTTGATGCCTAGGCCAGCGAGTACCTCttgtaccagggtaggccttgtctcaggccacctggaatttaagctttgtgatatgtgcatgtgtgatcctacaccagatttaaaatggataaccttaaaagggaaatactgttctgcaaagcaagcacagtttgtggaaacacgaccataaagtcataaagcaggttaacagaactgcttaggttgttaaaaagaaaggaagttggtttacttgtttgcagagtggagggggtcttggcagtattaaataatacctgcttttgtttctagtagaataaattactgtaatgccctcttgtctgtttcacatctactgtttcacatctacaacgggcccagaatgccgcaggcggagtgttaacacgtaccagtcacagggatcacatctacaacgggcccagaataccgctggcggagtgttaacacgcaccagtcacagggatcacatctacaacgggcccagaatgccgctggcggagtgttaacacacaccagtcacagggatcacatctacaacgggcccagaatgccgctgggggagtgttaacacgcaccagtcacagggatcacatctacaacgggcccagaatgccgctggcggagtgttaacacgcaccagtcacagggatcacatctacaacgggcccagaatgccgctggcggagtgttaacacgcaccagtcacagggatcacatctacaacgggcccagaatgccgctggcggagtgttaacacgcaccagtcacagggatcacatcacacctgctctcacatccctgcactggcttcctctggcttctaggattgattttaaagttcatttgctaatttgtaaatatttacatggtttagctctgtcctgcctcagtaacatgactgtaaggtatgtcccaggcagatcaggcagatcatccggcagtaatttactgattattcctaaaacctggctggggagggagggggcagcttttagtcactatgagcccaaactctggaactctctcccagaaaacctgagagctactgaatgtctCAGTACATTCAAAACTAGGCTGAAAAGGCATCTTTTCACCAACGCATATTATAATCTATGATAATCAGTTGTattattttttgcttttattaatatcagtaattgtgggggggcgggggggcggtcGCTTCCCCCAGAAGACATAGGGGCTAGAGGCCCCTTTGAGGAGGGGTCCTTAAAGAGGACATGGGTGGTTAAAGTCCTTTATGatggtttttaattttatttttttaaaacatttttactctatttttatttcttttggcgttattgttatttattctgagcttatttcaatttctttttcttctttttaaatgtttgcaaaaTTCTTTATAAACGCTGTGGCtaaaatgcgctatataaataatgattgattgattcagatagatagatgagagagagagtttaCTTTTAACCACCTTTATTAAACAGTTAGCAACCAATGCTAATCACAGCCCTGGCGGGGTCAGGGACACACTTAAAGCCGTGCCTGAGACTAAGATACGAAAAACTGAGTTGGGAAGCTCAAAAAtcccaccagaaagctgcacttgaatgactgacattctggctgctgactcagagatagaagtttgtgatgtgacaatactgaacttacaagaatggtgaacgcatggttactgcaatggacaatgcttgtgaaattctgtgcaatgtttctttttaactgcttcagaatctttggctagaaagctgaactgaaagcaaatcatgaatctttctgttatcttgctttgtatgtagcctaagcgcgtttcctcagcaaagacgataatcgccggttagtcacggtcagatatcgacaccgggatacttgtctTATTACACTGATTACTGataatatcgtcatatcacccagacgtaattggtgatttgacatgttcccaggtataacaatacagggagagaaaggattttactcatgggatcaggaatccaagtgccagttgctgctgcattagctgctgggaatgttcacatctcctcctttcagtgatacgtctcgagtgtagggacacctggcagaaagatggctaaggactgcactggaagcactggtctgactgttatgggaggttcacgtccatcttgctgttgatgTGTTCCTATGTATTCCTATAGcttgtacttaatgtttttacctctagttttgagcaaaggtgcactgactcacaattagtgatcatgtgactgcagcagattgtcaggacgcacagaacactctgcagactataattcattttgaagtgtaagctgtgctgctaattataatgaaaacaaatgcttattgtaatgctttgtattttactaatgtgtaggatgtgtatatgtctgtgtcttaaagtgttttctgtttcaggctgaacagctgtgatctcatagataaacactgtgaagtgctgtcttcagctctcagatcaaactcctcacccctgagagagctggacctgagtgacaatgacctgcaggactcaggagtgaagctgctctctgctggactgggggacttacactgtaaactggagatactgaggtcagtattactgggtattccacactgtaaactagagatactgaggtcagttttactgagtattccacactgtaaactggagatactgaggtcagtattactggatatttcacactgtaaactgaggatactgaggccagtattgtggggtattccacaccgcaaactggagatactgaggtcagtattactgggtattccacactgtaaactagagatactgaggtcagttttactgggtattccacactgcaaactggagatactgaggccagtattactggatattccacactgtaaactggagatactgaggccagtattactggatattccacactgtaaactggggatactgatgccagtattactggatattccacaccgcaaactggagatactgaggccagtattactggatattccacactgtaaactggagatactggggccagtattactggatattccacactgtaaactggggatactgatgccagtattactggatattccacaccgcaaactggagatactgaggccagtattactggatattccacactgtaaactggggatactgaggccagtattactgaatattccacactgtaaactgaggatactgaggccagtattgctgggtattccacaccgcaaactggagatactgaggccagtattactggatattccacactgtaaactggggatactggggccagtattgctgggtattccaaaccacaaactggagatactgaggtcagtaatattgggtattccacactgtacgctttacatactgaggtcagtattactgtgtattccacactataaagaggagatagtgagcaattagctaagggaaagagaggaggggtcctgccttgtcttagacactaaactgtaattcttgaattatttattagagcatcacatttatttaataattataatggtgaggtgatattatttattggggagtttctgtctttctctgcaggctgtcaggctgtagagtcacagaagaaggctgttcttccctggcttcagctctgaggtcaaacccctcacacctgagagagctggatctgagctacaatcacccaggagattcaggagtgaagctgctctctgctgcactgggggatttacactgtaaactggagatactgaggtcagtattactgggtattccacactgtaaactagagatactgaggtcagttttactggatattccacactgtaaactggggatactgagtcgagtattactggatattccacactgtaaactggggatactggggcgagtattgctgggtattccaaaccacaaactggagatactgaggtcagtaatattgggtattccacactgtacgctttacatactgaggtcagtattactgtgtattccacactataaagaggagatagtgagcaattagctaaggggaagagaggaggggtcctgccttgtcttagacactaaactgtaattcttgaattatttattagagcatcacatttatttaataattataatggtgaggtgatattatttattggggagtttctgtctttctctgcaggctgtcaggctgtagagtcacagaagaaggctgttcttccctggcttcagctcagaggtcaaacccctcacatctgagagagctggacctcagctacaatcacccaggagactcaggagtgaagctgctctctgctgtactggaggatcccagctgtaaactggagaagctgcagtgagtacagaatatgcattttacacaaaagtaactggacagcaagaaaacccacgatgcctttcagcagttacataataaacaaacacaaacagcttctgttttcttctcctacttccttatatcccacaatcttatcaaCCATCGATCCAtgttagaaataattaagcagggaagcaggaaacatccattcaaccatattGTGATGTCCGCTGAgcggaggagcaggcagacagggcagTGGAGCCGTGAAGACGAgcaaacggggtttattaagggcagacgaggaaacacggctcacaacatcaatgacagatctaGGGAAACAGACCTGAAcacagactgaaatacacaagacaagccgaaataacaggaaacagctggtcacaatcggggcagcagacgtggttaatgagggggcgtggcacacgaggatcgcacgagctgggcgtgacacatataatccatgcaaaacatttgtgttggttagcaaagttaacagcactgttacagataaacatgctgactttaacgtgttatggacaaaaaaataatggacaccaaacagaatcggaatgattgttaaaattatttttaataatttaattgttttctggggcggcatggtggtgcagtggttagcactgttgcctcacacctctgggacccgggttcgaatctctgcctgggtcacatgtgtgtggagtttgcatgttctccccatgtcgtcgtggggtttcctctgggtactccggtttccccccacagtccaaaaacatgttgaggctaattggacttgctaaattgcccataggtgtgcatgtgagagtgaatggtgtgtgagtgtgccctgcaatgggctggccccccatcctgggttgttcccagcctcgtgcccattgcttccgggataggctccggaccccccgcgacccagtaggataaggcggtttggaaaatggatggatggataattgttttctgaaaatccattatgtcatgACCCTTATCatcctcatttgaatacagtgctgcagtgtaaaaagtggatttaaaagtgtttaatctttataagggtgggccggtgtgaactcacagagaaatgctgtgaggcactggcttcagctctcagatcaaactcctcacccctgagagagctggacctgagtgacaatgacctgcaggacttaggagtgaagctgctctctgctggactgggggacttacactgcaacctggagatactgaggtcagtctgactgggtattccacactgtaaactgggggtagtgaggtgagtattactgggtatttcacactgtacgctGGAAATACTAACGTAGAAAATAacgaatgatttcaaaataaagcaggagtatctaagtctaggggttgacttaaaaaataacattagattcgctacagtaagtggaatgtcgaaAGTAAGACTGCATTGGAggttaaggatgacattaaaagtttcttccaatattttaactccaaaagagctctaaaagctgaaatcactaatctgcaggatagtaagggccttataattgaaaatgaaaattgatatagtaaatgagtttaatgattattttacatgggtgttcacagtagaggacatgattaacttaccaccatttagtacaaatacagcg is a genomic window containing:
- the LOC125723832 gene encoding NACHT, LRR and PYD domains-containing protein 12-like isoform X2, with amino-acid sequence MEECSSDLHDKSGLSSILKSLEEKAMKFLKEELKTFVRHLDQNYPEFSEPQLEEDNDLDCDGQMQKTSVREVALKITLYILRTMKQNDLADLLDKRQLMLQDIKAKLKKQFECVFEGKAKEGQPTLLSEIYTELYITEGGTGAVNDEHEVRQIETASKKRRTEDTTVKCKDIFKPLCGRVTPIRTVLTKGVAGIGKTVSVQKFILDWAEGKANQDVHFVFALPFRDLNLIKGEYSLIELLHHFVPELKSFESTDLFSSKVLFIFDGLDECRLPLDFQNNESWFDVTKKTSLDVLLTNLIKGNLLPSALLWITSRPAAANQIPPECVHQVTEIRGFSDAQKEEYFKKRFNYQSLASRIIAHVKSSRSLFIMCHIPVFCWISATVLERLFSETDSGEIPRTLTEMYTHFLIFQTSLKNDKYMKNHETKLKKYSKEFLLKLGKLAFDNLEKGNLIFYEHDLSENGIDVTETSVYSGVCTEVFKEEYGLYQEKVYCFVHLSIQEYLAALYVFLSNSSADLLKTAVNQALESKNGHLDLYLRFLLGLSTNSSKTLLRRLLGQTRISSHTIKDTALYIKRKIKENLSPERTINLFHCLTELGDNSLVEEVQRYLNSGNISADVLSPAQYSALAFVMLMSDEELDVFDLKKYIRSDEEHCRLLPVVKNSRTALLNSCDLIDKHCEVLSSALRSNSSPLRELDLSDNDLQDSGVKLLSAGLGDLHCKLEILRLSGCRVTEEGCSSLASALRSNPSHLRELDLSYNHPGDSGVKLLSAALGDLHCKLEILRVGRCELTEKCCEALASALRSNSSPLRELDLSDNDLQDLGVKLLSAGLGDLHCNLEILRLSGCRVTEEGCSSLASALRSNPSHLRELDLSYNHPGDSGVKLLSAVLEDPSCKLEKLQLSGCRVTEEGCSSLASALRSNPSHLRELDLSYNHPGDSGVKLLSAALGDLHCKLEILRLSGCRVTEEGCSSLASALKLNPSHLRELDLSYNHPGDSGVKLLSAVLEDLSCKLEKLQVGRCELTEKCCEALASALRSNSSPLRELDLSDNDLQDSGVKLLTAGLGDLHCKLEILRSV
- the LOC125723832 gene encoding NACHT, LRR and PYD domains-containing protein 12-like isoform X1 is translated as MDGSASEMRPPVGCNRKSPESVLMKRADSPVPSCVSMKSDRSMKQPVKFREEPFPTDQSVLMKRADSPVPSCVSMKSDVSMKQPIKFREEPFPTDQRDQMEECSSDLHDKSGLSSILKSLEEKAMKFLKEELKTFVRHLDQNYPEFSEPQLEEDNDLDCDGQMQKTSVREVALKITLYILRTMKQNDLADLLDKRQLMLQDIKAKLKKQFECVFEGKAKEGQPTLLSEIYTELYITEGGTGAVNDEHEVRQIETASKKRRTEDTTVKCKDIFKPLCGRVTPIRTVLTKGVAGIGKTVSVQKFILDWAEGKANQDVHFVFALPFRDLNLIKGEYSLIELLHHFVPELKSFESTDLFSSKVLFIFDGLDECRLPLDFQNNESWFDVTKKTSLDVLLTNLIKGNLLPSALLWITSRPAAANQIPPECVHQVTEIRGFSDAQKEEYFKKRFNYQSLASRIIAHVKSSRSLFIMCHIPVFCWISATVLERLFSETDSGEIPRTLTEMYTHFLIFQTSLKNDKYMKNHETKLKKYSKEFLLKLGKLAFDNLEKGNLIFYEHDLSENGIDVTETSVYSGVCTEVFKEEYGLYQEKVYCFVHLSIQEYLAALYVFLSNSSADLLKTAVNQALESKNGHLDLYLRFLLGLSTNSSKTLLRRLLGQTRISSHTIKDTALYIKRKIKENLSPERTINLFHCLTELGDNSLVEEVQRYLNSGNISADVLSPAQYSALAFVMLMSDEELDVFDLKKYIRSDEEHCRLLPVVKNSRTALLNSCDLIDKHCEVLSSALRSNSSPLRELDLSDNDLQDSGVKLLSAGLGDLHCKLEILRLSGCRVTEEGCSSLASALRSNPSHLRELDLSYNHPGDSGVKLLSAVLEDPSCKLEKLQVGRCELTEKCCEALASALRSNSSPLRELDLSDNDLQDLGVKLLSAGLGDLHCNLEILRLSGCRVTEEGCSSLASALRSNPSHLRELDLSYNHPGDSGVKLLSAVLEDPSCKLEKLQLSGCRVTEEGCSSLASALRSNPSHLRELDLSYNHPGDSGVKLLSAALGDLHCKLEILRLSGCRVTEEGCSSLASALKLNPSHLRELDLSYNHPGDSGVKLLSAVLEDLSCKLEKLQVGRCELTEKCCEALASALRSNSSPLRELDLSDNDLQDSGVKLLTAGLGDLHCKLEILRSV